Within Pseudomonas brassicacearum, the genomic segment CGGCGCCGCAGCAACAAATTTCCTACTTCTCAGGCATCGGCATCGGAAACGGCATCACATTGCCGACCGCGCCACGGGCTTCGCTGATTTTCGGGGTGCCCAGGCGTTCGACTTCGTCGATGCGCACGATCGAATGCATCGGCACGAAGCTGCGCACCACGCCTTCGAACTGCGCCTTGAGCTTTTCCTCGCTCGGATCGACGACCACTTGCGTGCGCTCGCCAAAGACGAATTCTTCCACCTCCAGGAAGCCCCACAGATCACTTTGATAGATCTGCTTGGCGTACATTTCGAACACCTGGCCCTGGTTGAGGAAAATCACCTTGTAGATTGGAGCTTCACGTTTGGTCATGGCTGGCGAAACACATCGGCGGGTAAAAATGAGGGCGCGAACTATAGCATAGCCACTGCTCGCACGGCGGTAGGAACCCAGTGGCCTGTACGGTTAATTCGCGCATTCAAATTCGAGTGCCAGGGCTTGCCAGGCAAGGCGCCATGACGAGTCGTAGCCCGCTACGGCGAGGAATGGCAACGCAGCCTGGTAAGTCCTGGCGCCGAAGTTGAGTGCGCGAATTAGCCACACAGGCCACTATTTCCCTATAATGCGCGGTTCTTTGAATCACGTGATGATCCCGTCCATGGCCAAGAAGCTTTACATCGAAACCCACGGCTGCCAGATGAACGAGTACGACAGCTCGCGCATGGTCGATCTGCTGGGTGAACACCAGGCCCTGGAAGTCACCGCCCGCGCTGAAGACGCGGACGTGATCCTGCTCAACACCTGCTCGATCCGCGAACGCGCCCAAGACCGGGTGTACTCGCAACTGGGCCGCTGGCGCGAACTGAAGCTCGCCAACCCGGAAATGGTCATCGCCGTGGGCGGTTGCGTGGCCAGCCAGGAAGGCGCGGCCATTCGTGATCGCGCGCCGTACGTGGACGTGGTCTTTGGCCCGCAGACCTTGCACCGCCTGCCGGAGATGATCGACGCCGCCCGCGCGACCAAATTGCCGCAAGTGGACGTCTCGTTCCCCGAAATCGAAAAATTCGACCACCTGCCCGAACCGCGCATCGACGGCCCTAGTGCCTACGTGTCGGTGATGGAAGGTTGCAGCAAGTACTGCACGTTCTGCGTGGTGCCCTACACCCGCGGCGAAGAAGTCAGCCGGCCGTTCGACGACGTGATCGCCGAGATCATCCACCTGGCGGAAAACGGCGTGCGCGAAGTGACCCTGCTGGGGCAGAACGTCAACGGCTATCGTGGCCTGACCCACGACGGTCGCCTGGCGGACCTCGCCGAACTGATCCGCGTCGTGGCGGCAGTGGATGGCATCGACCGCATCCGCTACACCACGTCTCACCCGCTGGAGTTCTCCGACAGCCTGATCCAGGCCCACGCCGAAGTCCCCGAACTGGTCAAGCACCTGCACCTGCCAGTGCAATCGGGCTCCGACCGGATCCTTGCGGCCATGAAGCGTAACCACACGGCGCTGGAGTACAAATCCAAGCTGCGCAAGTTGCGCGCGGCAGTGCCGGGGATCTGCATCAGCTCGGACTTTATCGTCGGCTTCCCTGGCGAAACCGAGAAAGACTTCCAGCAGACCATGAAGCTGATCGAAGACGTGGGCTTCGACTTCTCCTATTCCTTCGTCTACAGCCAGCGCCCCGGCACGCCGGCGGCCGACTTGGCAGACGAAACGCCCGAAGAACTGAAAAAAGAACGTCTCAACGCCTTGCAACATCGCCTCAACCAGCAAGGTTTCGAGATCAGCCGACAAATGGTCGGCTCCGTCCAGCGGATTCTGGTAACCGATTACTCAAAAAAGGACCCGGGCGAGTTGCAAGGGCGGACCGAAAACAACCGCATCGTCAATTTCCGCTGCGACACCCCGGCCCTGATCGGCCAGTTCGCCGACGTGCACATCGACGCCGCGCAACCGCACTCGCTGCGCGGTTCGTTGATCCAGTAACCGGCTCAAAAACCCTATTGCCTGTGGAAGCAAGACCTGTGGGAGCAAGGCTTGCCCGCGATAGAAGCACCGCAATCTCACTGAAGACCGCGGCGCCTTGATCGCGGGCAAGCCTTGCTCCCACAATGGGCTGTGCCAAGCCCTGTGATCAGATTCGCCTGTTTAAGAGCTTTCGCACCCAGCCTACTGGCGTTATCCTTGATTTCACCTTAATTGCCCCCGGGCGGCTAAAAACGACCTTGAACGCACCCATCGAACCACATCGCTTTATTCTCGAGCCCTTTGAGGCTCGCCGCTTCGCCAATCTGTGCGGGCAATTCGACGAGCACCTGCGCTTGATCGAACAGCGCCTGGCCATCGAGATCCGCAACCGCGGAAACCAGTTCGAACTGATCGGCGAACCCAAGCACACCACCTCCGCGGAAAACCTGCTGCGCCGTCTCTACCGGGAAACCAAGGGGAGCGAGCTGTCGCCGGATACGGTCCACCTGTTCCTGCAGGAGTCGGCTGTCGAAGAACTCGACAACCACGCCCCGTCGGAACCTGCCGTGGCCCTGCGCACGAAAAAAGGCATGATTCGCCCTCGCGGCTTGAATCAGCAGCGCTACGTGAAGGAAATCCTGGGCAACGACATCAACTTCGGCATCGGCCCGGCCGGTACCGGCAAGACCTACCTGGCCGTGGCCTGCGCCGTCGATGCGCTGGAACGTGAACAGGTGCGGCGCATCCTGCTGGTGCGACCGGCGGTCGAAGCGGGCGAAAAACTCGGCTTCCTGCCCGGCGACCTGGCCCAGAAGATCGACCCGTACCTGCGCCCGCTCTATGACGCGTTGTATGAAATGCTCGGCTTCGAATACGTCGCCAAGCTGATCGAGCGCCAGGTCATCGAGGTCGCACCGCTGGCCTACATGCGTGGTCGGACCCTGAACAACAGCTTCATCATCCTCGACGAAAGCCAGAACACCACGGTCGAGCAGATGAAAATGTTCCTGACCCGCATCGGCTTCGGCTCCACCGCCGTCATCACCGGGGACATCACCCAGGTCGACCTGCCTCGTGGCACCAAGTCCGGACTGAACCATGTGATCCAGGTCCTCAAGGACGTGCCGGGCATCAGCTTCACGCACTTCATGCCCAAGGACGTGGTGCGCCATCCATTGGTGCAACGCATCGTCGAAGCCTACGAGCGTTTCGAGCATCGCGCCGAGCAAGAGTTGGACAGCAAAGGCCATGGCCGCAATGCTTGAACTCGACCTGCAAGTGGCCTGCGAACACGCCGCCCCCAGCGAAGCCCAGTTCCGCCAATGGTGCGAACTGGCCCTGCGCCAACGCAGCGCCGACTCGGAGCTGACGATCCGCCTGGTGGACGAACCCGAAGGCCGTGAACTGAACCACACCTGGCGGCAGAAAGACTACGCCACCAACGTGCTGTCGTTCCCCGCCGACGTGCCCGACGAACTGCTCGATATCCCGCTGCTGGGCGACCTGGTGA encodes:
- a CDS encoding PhoH family protein; this translates as MNAPIEPHRFILEPFEARRFANLCGQFDEHLRLIEQRLAIEIRNRGNQFELIGEPKHTTSAENLLRRLYRETKGSELSPDTVHLFLQESAVEELDNHAPSEPAVALRTKKGMIRPRGLNQQRYVKEILGNDINFGIGPAGTGKTYLAVACAVDALEREQVRRILLVRPAVEAGEKLGFLPGDLAQKIDPYLRPLYDALYEMLGFEYVAKLIERQVIEVAPLAYMRGRTLNNSFIILDESQNTTVEQMKMFLTRIGFGSTAVITGDITQVDLPRGTKSGLNHVIQVLKDVPGISFTHFMPKDVVRHPLVQRIVEAYERFEHRAEQELDSKGHGRNA
- a CDS encoding DUF1820 family protein, which gives rise to MTKREAPIYKVIFLNQGQVFEMYAKQIYQSDLWGFLEVEEFVFGERTQVVVDPSEEKLKAQFEGVVRSFVPMHSIVRIDEVERLGTPKISEARGAVGNVMPFPMPMPEK
- the miaB gene encoding tRNA (N6-isopentenyl adenosine(37)-C2)-methylthiotransferase MiaB — encoded protein: MAKKLYIETHGCQMNEYDSSRMVDLLGEHQALEVTARAEDADVILLNTCSIRERAQDRVYSQLGRWRELKLANPEMVIAVGGCVASQEGAAIRDRAPYVDVVFGPQTLHRLPEMIDAARATKLPQVDVSFPEIEKFDHLPEPRIDGPSAYVSVMEGCSKYCTFCVVPYTRGEEVSRPFDDVIAEIIHLAENGVREVTLLGQNVNGYRGLTHDGRLADLAELIRVVAAVDGIDRIRYTTSHPLEFSDSLIQAHAEVPELVKHLHLPVQSGSDRILAAMKRNHTALEYKSKLRKLRAAVPGICISSDFIVGFPGETEKDFQQTMKLIEDVGFDFSYSFVYSQRPGTPAADLADETPEELKKERLNALQHRLNQQGFEISRQMVGSVQRILVTDYSKKDPGELQGRTENNRIVNFRCDTPALIGQFADVHIDAAQPHSLRGSLIQ
- the ybeY gene encoding rRNA maturation RNase YbeY codes for the protein MLELDLQVACEHAAPSEAQFRQWCELALRQRSADSELTIRLVDEPEGRELNHTWRQKDYATNVLSFPADVPDELLDIPLLGDLVICVPVVEREAAEQDKPLEAHWAHLVIHGCLHLLGYDHIEDDEAEEMEALERTLLAELGHPDPYAGDEH